GAAAAGTAGTTATAACTTTTTAAGCATATAGATTGTATTGAAAAAATAGTCAATTGTTCGCATAAAGCGCATGTGGTATAATTCACTTAGTTTATTTTATGAAAGAGGATGGTACTGTGAAGGTTATTGAACGGAAATCGTCAGAAGCAGCTAGAGATTATGCCTATAGAGTTATTAGAGAAAATATAATATCGCTAGACTTAAAACCTGGTAGCATGCTGAGTGAAAATGAAATTGCAAAGCATCTTGGAATAAGCAGGACACCGGTAAGGGAAGCCTTGATTGAACTCAGCAAAATGAAGATAGTGGAAATCATACCCCAAAGAGGGAGCTTTATTTCTAAAATTGACTATAATATTGTCGAAGAAGCAAGATTCTTTAGATTGACCATTGAGACAGCGGTGACTGAATTGGCTTGTGAATATGCCAGTGAAGAGGATATTGGAAAGTTGGAAGAAATCCTTGACTTGGAAGTATTTTATGGAATGAAGTATGTACATGACAAATCTCTTCACTATGACAATTGTTTTCACAGAGAAATTTATAGGATAGCAAAAAAAGAATTCATTCAAAAGATAGTAGAGGATACAACAATTCATTTTGACAGAGTGAGAAGAATAAGTTACGAAGGAAATATTTATGAACAGATCATTGCAGATCACAATGCAATATTAAGGGCAATTAAAGAAAAAAACAAGTTGAGAGCAATTGAAATAGTCACTGAACACTTAACGAGATATAAGCTAGATAAGAGCATAATCTATGAAAAATATCCGGAATATATAGCTGATAATAATGAGTCAAAAACTCAAGGTTTATAATATATTATTTGTTGAAGTTCTCCCTATTAATA
This DNA window, taken from Alkalibacter saccharofermentans DSM 14828, encodes the following:
- a CDS encoding GntR family transcriptional regulator, whose product is MKVIERKSSEAARDYAYRVIRENIISLDLKPGSMLSENEIAKHLGISRTPVREALIELSKMKIVEIIPQRGSFISKIDYNIVEEARFFRLTIETAVTELACEYASEEDIGKLEEILDLEVFYGMKYVHDKSLHYDNCFHREIYRIAKKEFIQKIVEDTTIHFDRVRRISYEGNIYEQIIADHNAILRAIKEKNKLRAIEIVTEHLTRYKLDKSIIYEKYPEYIADNNESKTQGL